A window of Lysobacter sp. TY2-98 genomic DNA:
CGCTGAGGAAGCGCTGCTGCGACAGCGACGTCAGGTAGGCGCGCAGGTTTTCGCCGGTTCCGGACGAAAGGCGATAGATCGCGCCGAGGGTCGGTGCGGTCGCGCCCGGGAAGCCGCAGGTGCGTTCATGGTCGTACTTGTCAAACAGGTAGAGCGCGAACGCGAGGAACGCGTTGCGCCCCTGACTCACCCAGAACTTCTGTTCGTCGCCGACGTCGGGATAGAGCATGGCGGCGATCGCCATGACGTCGGAGACGCGGAACGCCGGATCGTCGGACACGTAGCCGAGCGGATTCCAGCGATGGCTGCGGCGATCCTCGGCGAACGGATTGAACAGGAACACCTCGTGGCCCTGCGACGCGCGCCAGCCGGACGTCAGGTCGAAGTTCTCCTGCTTGATGTCGAGCACGACGACCGAGTCGAGATACTCGAGCAGGTTGGGAATGACGATGCCGACGCCCTTGCCCGAGCGCGTGGGCGCGGCGAGGATCGCGAACTGCTGGCCCGGCAGGCGCACGAGGCGCCCGTCGTACCGGCCGACGACGAGACTGGTCGGGCCGTCCTCGAACAGGCGGTTCCTGGCGAGGTCGCCGCCGCGCGCGAAGCGGGCGTCGCCGTGCAGGGCCTTGGCCGGTTGGCGCATCGCGACGGCGAGCACGCCGATGTAGGCCAGCGCCGGCGCGCCGAAACCCACCCAGCCGGCGGCGCGGATCTTCGCGGCATACGGCTGCACCTGCGGCAGATCGAGCGTGCGCAGGTAGTCGACGTAGACGTACCAGTGCGGCAGCGCGCCGTGCAGGCCGAGGAACATCGCATTGACGCGGCCCGCCAGCCACAAGCCGACGATGGGCACGAGGATGAAGGCCGCAAGCGCGGCGACGGCACGACGGCTCATGCGCGACTCCGTGCGGACACCGCGATGCCCGGCACGCGCTCGCGTTCGCTGATGCGGCGATCGACCCAGTCACGCGCGTCGTCGAGGGTGACGGATTCGTGCAACCAGGCACCGGCGGTGTCGAGTACGACGTAGGGCCGGTCGGTGTCGACCTGCGCGTTCGCGACGACCCGGTACGGGCCACGGACATAGAGCGCGGTACTGGCGTGCATGCGGACCTCCCTTCCGCCGTTCGCGTCCGATCCTGGACGCCGGGTGCCGCCGTGCGACCACGCTAGCGTAGCAGCCCGCGATGGCACACGGCGCTAGCATGCAGCCCCTCCACCGCCGCCCGTGCATGCTGCTCCCATGTCATCGACACCCGCCCTTCCGACCCCCGATCCGCTGCAGACGGCCTGCGACGCCGCCAGCGCGGCGCTGTTCGTGGTCGACGCCTCCGGGCAGTGCACGTACATGAATGCGGCGGCGCGCGCGCTTACCGGCTGGTCACCCGAGACGCTGGAAGGTCGTGCGCTGCTGGATGCCCTGCGCTGCGGCCACGACGAAGAGGCGCAGCTGTTCGTGCATCGCGATGGCCGCGAATACCCGGTCGCGTGCACGACCAATCCGCTGATGCGCGACGGCGAGGTCGTGGGCGCCGTGATCGAGGTGCGCGACGTCTCGCGCGAGATGCGGCGCGAGGTGGAAGACGTCGCGTTCCGCCAGTTGTCCGAGCGCATGCTCGAGGAATTCGATCTCACCGCGATGGTGCAGGCGGTGACGGATACCGCCACGCAACTCACCCATGCGCAGTTCGGTGCGTTCTTCTACAACGTGACCGACGACGGTGGCGACAGCTACATGCTGTACGCGTTGTCGGGCGTGCCCGCCGAGAAGTTCTCGAATTTCCCGCATCCGCGCGCGACGCCGCTGTTCGGCCCGACCTTCAATGGCGAAGGCACGATCCGTATCGATGATGTGCGCGCTGATCCGCGCTATGGGCAATGGACGCCGCACCACGGCATGCCACCGGGCCATCTGCCGGTGCGCAGCTACCTCGCCGTGCCCGTGAAGTCGGATCACGGCGAAGTGCTGGGCGGCCTGTTCTTCGGTCACGCGGAAGCGGCCCGCTTCACCACCGATCACGTGCGCACGATCGAATCGATCGCCGCACTTGCCGCGATCGGCATGAGCCGCTTGCGTCTCTTCGTCGCCGCCCAGGCCGATGCGCGCGAAAAGGAACGCCTCTATCAGAATGCGGTGCGCGCAGGACGCATGAAGGATCAGTTTCTCGCGACGATCTCGCACGAGCTGCGCACGCCGCTGACGTCGATTCTGGGCTGGAGCGAGATGCTGGCATCGGGACGCCTGTCGCCCGAGATGGTCGAGCGCGCGGTGCAGACCATCGATCGCAATGCACGTGCGCAGGCGCAGATCGTCGAGGACCTGCTCGACATCTCGCGCATCGTCAGTGGCAAGCTGCACCTCGCGGTGCGCGAGATCGACGCCATGCAGCCGGTCGAAGCGGCGGTCGACGCGGTGCGTCCCGCGGCACTCGCGCGCGGCGTACGGCTGGAGGTGCATCGCAGTGATGCAGGCCACATGCGCGCCGATCCCGATCGGCTGCAGCAGGTGATCTGGAATCTCGTCGCGAACGCGGTGAAGTTCACCGAACGCGGCGGCGTGGTCGACGTGTCGGTCACGCGCGTCGATGATGCGGTCGAAATCCGCGTGCGCGATACCGGGCGCGGCATCGACGCCGAATTCCTGCCGCGCGTGTTCGAGCGTTTCAGCCAGGTCGATGCTTCGTCGACGCGCGAACACGGCGGCCTTGGGCTCGGTCTGTCGATCGTGCGTCACCTCGTCGAAATGCACGGCGGCACGGTGCGTGCGGAAAGCGCCGGCAGCGGGCACGGCGCGGAGTTCGTCGTGTGCTTGCCGGTGTCGGCGGCGGGCAGCGCGTCGGCGACCGAACGCCGCCACGGCGCCGCCACCGTGTCGCCGCGTCCGGCGGGCGACGACGCGCTGCATGCCTGTCGCGTGCTGCTGGTCGAGGACGATGCGGACACCCGCGCGATGCTGGCCTCGGTGCTCGAAGCGCACGGCGCGGAGGTCGACACCTGCGCGTCCGCACGCGATGCGCTGG
This region includes:
- a CDS encoding type IV secretory system conjugative DNA transfer family protein, with the translated sequence MSRRAVAALAAFILVPIVGLWLAGRVNAMFLGLHGALPHWYVYVDYLRTLDLPQVQPYAAKIRAAGWVGFGAPALAYIGVLAVAMRQPAKALHGDARFARGGDLARNRLFEDGPTSLVVGRYDGRLVRLPGQQFAILAAPTRSGKGVGIVIPNLLEYLDSVVVLDIKQENFDLTSGWRASQGHEVFLFNPFAEDRRSHRWNPLGYVSDDPAFRVSDVMAIAAMLYPDVGDEQKFWVSQGRNAFLAFALYLFDKYDHERTCGFPGATAPTLGAIYRLSSGTGENLRAYLTSLSQQRFLSESARMAFSTLLSQADETFASILGTFKEPLNPWVNPVLDAATAANDFLLTDLRKKRMTIYIGVQPNKLAESRLILNLFFSQLINLNTRELPQNNPALKHQCLLLMDEFTSIGKVEIIASAVAYMAGYNLRLLPIIQSMAQLDATYGREVARTLVTNHALQILYAPREQQDANDYSEMLGYTTVRRQNVTRGRDVSRSESEERRALMLPQELKALGPDREVVMYEGIPHPVLCEKIRYYTDKRYTTRLLPRVAMPTLSIMTSRGVDAREAVSLT
- a CDS encoding ATP-binding protein codes for the protein MSSTPALPTPDPLQTACDAASAALFVVDASGQCTYMNAAARALTGWSPETLEGRALLDALRCGHDEEAQLFVHRDGREYPVACTTNPLMRDGEVVGAVIEVRDVSREMRREVEDVAFRQLSERMLEEFDLTAMVQAVTDTATQLTHAQFGAFFYNVTDDGGDSYMLYALSGVPAEKFSNFPHPRATPLFGPTFNGEGTIRIDDVRADPRYGQWTPHHGMPPGHLPVRSYLAVPVKSDHGEVLGGLFFGHAEAARFTTDHVRTIESIAALAAIGMSRLRLFVAAQADAREKERLYQNAVRAGRMKDQFLATISHELRTPLTSILGWSEMLASGRLSPEMVERAVQTIDRNARAQAQIVEDLLDISRIVSGKLHLAVREIDAMQPVEAAVDAVRPAALARGVRLEVHRSDAGHMRADPDRLQQVIWNLVANAVKFTERGGVVDVSVTRVDDAVEIRVRDTGRGIDAEFLPRVFERFSQVDASSTREHGGLGLGLSIVRHLVEMHGGTVRAESAGSGHGAEFVVCLPVSAAGSASATERRHGAATVSPRPAGDDALHACRVLLVEDDADTRAMLASVLEAHGAEVDTCASARDALEAARRHHPDLVISDIGMPGMDGYDFVRALRDWEVESGLDAVPAVALTAYARLEDRTRALASGFQVHVAKPVQPSELVAVAQTLRRWRVPAASG